From a region of the uncultured Draconibacterium sp. genome:
- a CDS encoding Crp/Fnr family transcriptional regulator: protein MRSAIKRPSEEETNLSGFQLFKKLTEDEFTRLNYEKTCSLYKKGTIIYREGSRLTGFFCVTRGIIKIFKTGIDGKEQIIRFAKKGEIIAYRSLLSQELACTTAKVIDDAALCHVPYQTLLYLIQNNWQFSHHMLQIVCRELREANDYITDIAQKTVRERLAEVLLLLKENFELDNQNTLQISLTREELANMVGTATESVIRLLSEFKNDKLIELQGRKIKFLDTPALTRVANL, encoded by the coding sequence ATGAGAAGCGCAATTAAAAGGCCGTCGGAAGAAGAAACAAATTTGAGTGGTTTTCAATTGTTTAAAAAATTAACCGAAGATGAATTCACACGGCTGAATTACGAAAAAACTTGTTCGCTATATAAAAAGGGTACCATCATTTATCGAGAGGGTAGCCGTCTAACCGGTTTTTTCTGTGTTACAAGGGGAATTATTAAAATTTTCAAAACAGGAATTGACGGTAAAGAGCAAATTATTCGTTTTGCCAAAAAGGGTGAAATTATTGCCTATCGGTCGTTGCTGAGCCAGGAACTGGCGTGTACAACTGCCAAAGTAATCGACGATGCCGCGTTGTGTCATGTTCCTTATCAAACCCTGTTGTACCTTATTCAGAACAACTGGCAGTTTTCGCATCACATGTTGCAAATTGTTTGTCGCGAGTTGCGCGAGGCCAACGATTACATTACCGACATTGCGCAAAAAACTGTTCGCGAACGACTGGCAGAAGTGCTTTTATTGTTGAAAGAAAACTTTGAACTGGATAACCAAAATACACTTCAAATTTCGTTAACGCGCGAAGAGCTGGCCAATATGGTTGGCACCGCAACTGAATCTGTAATTCGTTTATTATCTGAATTTAAGAACGATAAACTTATTGAATTACAGGGACGAAAAATTAAATTTTTAGATACTCCAGCACTAACACGGGTGGCTAATCTATAA
- a CDS encoding GNAT family N-acetyltransferase → MQFQTLENQSIKELCNLFNAAFAEYLVKIEMTPEKLQDKFDSEEVSLEHSVGLFSEGKPVGFIFHALRDTASGKIAYNAGTGVIPKFRGKNATVQLYEFIRPKLFKSGVNEVVLEVIDKNTPAIKSYKKVGFTILQELECFNGYPGISKPENAMIREESIEQFIPPEHLWDWQPTWQNSTQTVVQSGQYKTWSIYRDNTQIAYLTGNPDSGKIAQFAVEPAQRWKGLGTSLFCHFAGLASNTPMVINVADQSGQTQDFLKAIGMAPFLRQYKMKLILQ, encoded by the coding sequence ATGCAATTTCAAACACTGGAAAACCAAAGTATAAAAGAACTCTGCAACTTATTTAATGCTGCATTCGCCGAATATCTGGTAAAGATTGAAATGACTCCTGAAAAATTACAGGATAAGTTTGATTCGGAAGAGGTGAGTCTGGAGCACTCAGTAGGCCTTTTTAGCGAAGGAAAACCGGTGGGTTTTATCTTTCATGCTTTGCGCGATACCGCTTCGGGCAAAATTGCTTACAACGCCGGAACCGGTGTTATCCCAAAATTCAGAGGCAAAAATGCAACGGTACAGCTATACGAATTTATTCGTCCTAAATTATTTAAAAGTGGCGTAAACGAGGTAGTTCTTGAGGTTATCGATAAAAACACTCCCGCAATAAAATCCTATAAAAAAGTGGGTTTTACCATTCTTCAGGAACTGGAATGTTTTAATGGATATCCCGGCATTTCAAAACCGGAAAATGCTATGATCAGGGAAGAATCAATCGAACAATTCATTCCTCCCGAACACTTGTGGGACTGGCAACCCACCTGGCAAAATTCCACCCAAACAGTTGTACAGTCGGGCCAATACAAAACATGGAGCATTTATCGCGATAACACACAAATTGCCTACCTTACCGGAAATCCTGATTCCGGAAAAATAGCCCAGTTTGCTGTTGAACCGGCGCAGCGTTGGAAAGGTTTGGGAACCTCGCTTTTTTGTCATTTTGCCGGGCTGGCATCAAACACGCCGATGGTGATAAATGTGGCCGATCAATCGGGGCAAACACAGGATTTTCTGAAAGCAATTGGAATGGCACCTTTTCTGAGACAATATAAAATGAAATTAATACTTCA